DNA sequence from the Syntrophomonadaceae bacterium genome:
CCGGTTTTATCCCTCCAATCCCAGATTTCGCAGAGCATTACCGACAGTCTTGTCCGGCCCTTGTCTGGGTTCATTGCAATAAACTGGCGAATGAAATCAATTAACTCTTCTGTAATTTCAGGTCTTTTATATATACTCATGAACTATGTATTCGACATGAATTCAAAGAGACCTGCTTTTTTTGAAAAAAAAATTGAGGCTTGCGCCTCATTTTTTCAGGTCATCCCCCAAAAGGGGGGTCTGAACAGTAACATGGTGTCCCCCTAATTCCCCCTTAATTCCCATATAAATTGCTAAATTTAGTGACTTATGTTAAACTATAAGCACAAAGCAGAACAAACATATTAGAGGTTTTAGGCATGAAGAGGTTAAAGGTCAAAAACGATTTTATATTTCGCAAGCTGTTTGGAGAGGTTAAGAACAAGGATATCCTCCTAAGTTTTTTGAATGCTGTACTGGAATTGGCAGACTCTGAAAAACTTAATGACATAGAAATTATCGACGGTACGGAATTGAAAAAAGACAGCTTAGAAGATAATCTTGGCATTTTGGATATCCGGGCAAAGACAATGCGGGGAGAACAGATCAATATAGAAGTACAGCTGGTAAACCAGTACAACATGGATAAGAGAACACTGTTTTACTGGTCGAAGATGTTTACGGAGCAATTGAAAGAAGGGCAGCCTTATAACGCTTTAAATAAAACCATTGCGATAAATATCCTGGACTTTAATTTTATTGAACTTGAGAAATTTAGCACGGTCTTTCATCTATGGGAGGATACGAACAAGGACTGCAAATTAACGGACGTGCTGGAAATAAGATTCCTTGAGCTTCCGAAATTCAGAAAAAAACAACCGGATTTAAACAAGCCGCTTGAGCGGTGGATGATATTCATAGAAGATTCACCCGAGGAGGTGTTGGAAATGGCAAAGAAAGCAGAACCTGCAATAGCTAGAGCGGAAGAAGTCCTTAAACAGTTGGGAAGCTTTGATGAAATCCGAAGATATTATGAAGCGCGGGAAATCGCTATTCATGATGAGATAACCAGAATTACGGGAGCAAGGGCTGAGGGCAGGGCTGAGGGCAGAGCTGAGGGCAAGGCTGAGGGCAAGGCTGAGGGCAAGGCAGACCTAATCGTAAAGCTTCTGCTAAAAAAATTCGGCCTTCTTCCTGCAGACATCATAAAAAAAATAGATGAGGCTGACCAATCCCAGCTAGACATTATTGCAGAAGGCATTTTTGAATTTCAGTCCATTGACGATACCCGAAAGTATCTTCAGTAAATTAGGATACTCCACAGCTTGAGGCTGCCGGCCTCCTACACCACTTGTACAAGCCGGCCTGGCATACGGCGGTTCGTCAGGGATAAAAAGGGGATGCACATCGTGGGCTACGGCAAATAAAAAAATGTAACCACATCATCCCCGGAAATGCCCTCCCTGTCTGCTCCCTGTCCTCGTGTCCCTGCGGAATAGGCGGGACAAGGAACCCGACCCCGTGCCCCCCCCCTGGCTAGGCCTTACCGTAACGGCTTCCCGTCGGCTGTATTCACAGCGCCGAACGGGTGCAACCACCCCTGCTAAGGTTAACAAATAAAGGGTTCTTCCATCGACCGACACAAAAGAACTGTCCCTTTGTGTTTCTCTTTGCCGGACATAATACGACAATCGCCGGATTTACTTCAAGAAGCGCCGAGGGAAACCAAGAACCTGTTTTCCAGCAATGACCATTTGATTTAGCTTAAAACACCGCATGCCTCTGGCAGCCACTTGCAACCCGCAAGCTCTTAAAAACGATTTCGACCAGTAATCCGGATGCGTAAGCAAATAAACGACCGGCCACTCCTGTCGTTTTATCCGGGAAACTAGCTCCTTGGCAGAGATATCTCCCCCATTCCATCTTATTCCAACATCGCTGAAATTCTGCAAAGATGAAAAGTCAACTTCCAAATAGGCTTCACCAAGTAAATTGCTGCGCTTACGCAGACCCGGGTCTTTAAGAAAAATCTCATTATTCACTTTATACCCAATCTTTTTAACCCGCGGGTCACCGTGTGAACATACTGTATCTATCTTTAGGCCCGCTGCCCGCAACTCTCGCAGCTCTTTTTCAAACAATGCTATCGCCCGGTTAAAGTCCCCGCCACAGCGATCGAGCGTATTAAAATGATAGCCTATCTCGAAGCCGTCTTCCTGCAAGCTGCGCATTGCCGGCAAATCAAACGCTTTTGTATCAACACGAAAATACATGGTCGATCTAATGCCATGGGCTTTTTCTATTTTTGCCACGGCCATAGCCCGAGAAACATTCCATTCTACATCATGGCGCAAAACTAATAGAGGCTTTTCCCGGTCGCCTTGCAGATACTGCCGGACAGTAACTACCCGGTACCCCCCCCCGCATATTGCCGCTAAAAGCCGATCATAGGCTGTATGTGTCAAAAGCTCCACTAGCATTCTCCTCTGTCTCGCAATTTTTCTTATTTGGTCCTTTTCCCCGTTTTATCCTGAGTTCTCCTAATTTTACGCAGAAGTAGGCGCAAGACTCGGCCCTGCTTGCTAGCTAAGGATTTTAGCCAAGGTTTCTCCCAGGTGCTTCGTGTCATAATACTTTTCCACAAAAGCGCGGCCGTTGGCCCCTAGCTGATCCAGCTCCTCCGGTCGCATCTTAAACAGTTGCAGTATCCCGTCTGCCAGGGCCTGCGCGTCGCCTGGCAAAACAGTTAGCCCGGCCTGGGCTTCGGCAACTGCATCGTTGGAAACAGCGGCCGCCATAACAACCGGCCTTCCACTGGCCAGGTAATCGTTTACTTTGTTTAGGCTAACACCATACTTATACACTTCCATGGGTCTTATGCAAAGTATCAGCAAATCTGCCTGTTTAAGCACTGCAGGCACGCCGGCCTTGGGTACGGGATCGCAAAAAGTTACATTTGCGCAGCCAAGATGTGCTGCCTTCTCCCGCAAGGCCTGTTTCTCCGGCCCGTCACCTATGAAAATGAAATGGACCGCAGCCTCTTTTTTACTTATCAAGGCGGCAGCCTCGATAGCCACCTCCAAGCCGTTAGCCTGGCCGTGGGCACCGGCATAGATTACCTTAAACTTTTCCTGATGCCGTTCTATAGCCTGGGCCGCCCCAATTGATGGGTCGAAGGGGGTCGTGTCGCGGTAGCGTTCCACATCGACTCCGTTGGGAATCCAGCAAATTTTGCCCGGATCGACACCACGGTTTTCATAATATTGCCTGGCCCCGGGCATCAGCACAATAACCTTTTCCGCCTTTAAACACATGAACTTTTCCCAGGCGTAAAGCAGCCTGGCCGGAAGGCCGGTTTCCTTTATGGCCCCCATGTCGACTAGCGTTTGCGGCCAAAGGTCCCGCACCTCGAAGATAAACCTTGCCTGGTATTTTCTGGCCAGCCACCAGCCGGCCAGAACTGCCAAGGGGTGCACATTCGAACCGATTACCACATCCGGCTTGTTAAAACTACTCGCGGCCTTTAAGACCCTAAAAGCGTAGGAAACCATACCGGCCACTCTACGCCAGTCATTTTTATGGTGGGGAAAGGTGTTCAGCCAAACGAACTGTACTCCTGCCAGTTCCTCCGTCCTGAGCATTTCCTTGGAGCCAATCTTTGTATACTTCCGCGAGACATATTCAAAACCGGAAGCAAAGATGACTACCTGGTAGCCTCGCTTGAGCAGCTCTTTCCCCAGGTCGAAATGCCTTGTCCCTCCGGCCATATCGGGTGTAATCGCAGGGGGCAGTAAAGGGTCAGGTCTATATTCTTAACATTATTGCTTATTTCTTGCGTATTTATTCCGAATCGTATTTTAATACCTTCCCCTATGGTAAACCAACGCAACGTACGCCAAGGAATAGGCTGGGCAAGGAACCTGTCCCCGTGTATACTGGTGTTCGTGACTTTCTGACTTTCATGCGCCAGAAATAGCCGCCGCAACAAAAGTATTGACGACAAAAGACGCCTTGCCAGACAATAATTTAGTATAGTGTCCCCTTAATTCCCTTTTATTCCTTTAATTCCCTTTAATACCCTTAATTCCCCTCCCTTAATTCCCCCCCATAAATCGAGCATTCTTCTTCGAAACCGTGCCGCCTTCGATGTGGCGTAATCTATAGGCCGCTTCAAAAAGTGCAGCTTCCGGCAGCCTTGGGTTGACCCGACGCAGGGCGGGCAAAAGCTCAGCCATATAAAGAGGATCGATATAATCACGCACCACGTCAGGGCCATAGACGTTGGCATACCCTAATGTGTCGCGAAACATCTCGATGACCGCGTTTTCATAGTCGGCCTCGGTGTATGGTGTCAGGTGAACCTCCTTGAGCACGTTATAGATTAGGCAACTCTCGTATAGCCTTTATAGTCTTTGGCAGAAAGGCCTGATAGTTTGTCAATATCATTTCAAATTGTTCTTTCGTTATAATTTTGCCTGTAGGATGACCGCTATCATTCCGATTCTGCCGAATCACGTCCATATAATTGAAGTTAAGGTGTACATTTTCGAACCCAAACGACTTGAAGATTGTTGGCTTTGCTTCAATTCGCTTCATTAGCTCCGTTAATCGAACAGACGCTATCTTTGCATTGATGACTTTTCTTTCATATTCAGATTGTTCTGAAGGAGTGCCATGCTTTTTGAGATACTCATAATACGCACAACTCAATTCAAGAAGTAGCAGTTCGGCAGAGCAACCCAACATTACTGTAGCAGATAACATATTGTTGGAATGTCCATTTTCACAAGCCTCAAATAGATACTTCTTTTGTATCTCGGGAACATCAGCATTATCAGCCAGATATTTCATAAAACTCGTAAAGACGCTACCCTGCTCGACAATTACTTTTCGCTCCTCAAAAGTAATCTCTTCAAGGTTAATTGCTAAAACGCCAACATTATTTATGCCTAAATAGTGATAAGTATCATCATTCTCATAGATGCTACAGGCAATCTTTGAGAGATATGGCAACGCTCCCATAACCATACTACGAAAAGCAATGGGTACTTTCAAGTTTGAATATAATTTTCTTTGATAAGAAACTATACCTGAAAACTCCCATTGAGGGTCAAAGTTAAACTTGGACCTGCTTAAAACGTTAGCAAGGTCTGTCTTGCCACCATCTTTCAAAACAGCTATCAGTGTAGCCAACATCTGGTTTTCACTAACTGAATAACTCATAAAGTACTCTCCTTTTTCTCAATATGCAGCAGCGCTTGACCAGTTGTAATCTTCTGCATTTTGAACGATTAATTCCAGCACTAACAGGATTGAGTTCAACATAACCGACAGCCTAACACAGATATCTATCGTCAAATATAGCCTCTCGCCGGTTCCCTCATTGGGTTACATGACCAGGAAGGCGATCTATCATTGTACTTGCTAACCATGGCTTGTTGAATTACATATAACCACCGGTCTCAAATGTTAAGAAATTGTGTGCATCCCCTTTATTTCCACTTTAGCCCAAGAAACGGTCATAGATGTCGGCCATTTCAACCGTTACCTTCTCCAAGGAATAGTCCTGTATCTTCTCCCGCCCGGCAGCGCCCATGGCGGCTCGCAGTTCCGGATCGGAAATAAGCCTTTCCAGAGCCTTGCCCAGCCCCGGCACGTCCCCCAGCTCCACCAAAAACCCCGTCCGCCCATTTTCAACCAGATCGCGGTTGCCACGGACATTGGATGCAACCACCGGCTTGCCGGCAGCCATGGCCTCCATGATGCATCTAGGAAGGCCTTCCCGCTTGGAAACCAGAGCCACGATGTCTGATTCTTGCAGGATGTGTGGGACATCCCGTCGGTAGCCCAAAAAGTGGACCCTGGGAATCTGCTCTATCTCAACCTTTCGCTGCAACGCCGCCATATCTTGGCCGACACCAACAAGCAGTAGGTGGGCACTGCCATAGCGATGAGAAAGTCGTTGCCATGCGTTCAGAAGAAAAGCATGGTTTTTATTGGCGTTAAACTCCCCCACACAGGTAACCACCATGTCATCCCGCCCAAGCCCCAGCTCAACCCTGACGGAGCCCACACCGGAAGAAGGGGGGTAACAGTTCAGCTCCACACCCACTCCGTGAACATAAAACAGATTTTTTCCGGGCAAAAACCCCAAGTGACGGGCATTCTCGAAGTCCTCTTTATTCATTACCAGAAGTCCGTCGGTCCAGCTGGCGGCAATCCGTTCCGCTGTGTGGTAGATAAGCCAATTTTTAAGCGGCGCGCCCCGATAGAAATGAAATCCATGGGCCGTATACAAAACAGGTCCCTGCCCGGTAGCCTTGGCCAGATACCGCCCGAGAAAAGCGGCCACAGGGGTGTGGACATGAATAAGGTCAAAATGCTGTGATTTGAGTAATGCCTTAAGCCGATGGAAGGCCTGAAGATTAGCCGGCCTGTAAGGAGAACGGGCAAAGGGGATCTCCCAGCAGGTAACCCCCGCACTCTCCACATCCTCCCTGCACCCCATTGAAGAAGAGGACGCAGCATGTATCTCGTAGCTATTCTTCTGTAGTAGCCTTATAAAGGGGATATGAAAGTTAGCCAGGTGGGCATAAACATTGGCAATAAATAATATTTTTTTGCCGCATACTTGATTATTATTCCCTATTTGCATAACTCCAGAAATCCTCCCATTACGCTCGGTGCCCGTTTGTTTCAGGTTGCTTGTAAAAGTTTCTCCTTTGCTTTAGTTCGGGTAGTGCTTATTACCAATCAGTCGATTTGCCAATTAGCCCAAGTAATGCTCACATGCGCTTGCCGTTTGATTATTAGTTCGTTCCCAAAAAGCTTACATCCATAAAAGGCATGTTCCCACGAGATATGATATTGGAACATGAGGATATATCATTAAAGCCAGCAGGTTTCTTTCATAGCAAGCGATTCTAGGACACAAACCAGTTATGACACGTCACCCATCTTGCCATATCGACAATACTCAACTTTAAAGATGCCCCTGAACTTGTACTCTACGATGTTATGGCAACGTTGCTTGGACAGCAGCCATCAACTTCAATACTGGTTTATAGATACATACCTTAGCATATGGTCTAGTTATTAGGTTCCACCGGAGTTGCTTTCTGTCTTTCATGTAAATATAACTTCGCTAGCATCTTGCATTAAATGTTGGCAGAGCTCATCATCTTGCTTCAAAAACCTTTCCTCAATTGCTGCTCCACATAATTGAATATTGAGGAAACTAAAAGGGAGTTAAGTAAGTATAGTGGAGATAATAGAATTATCCCATTAGGCAATCATTTCCTATTTTTTCACCATTTTCCAGACGAGCCCTCTTTCGAGCAAGGTGTTTTTGTCCATTAAATCATTAAAAAGAGGCCAATGAATGCCTTACCAACCAGGCACATCCGTTTGCCTAATATACTGAAGCACTTCACGAGCTTTTTGAGCTTGTTCCGCATCAATAGGTTTATAAGCCAGCCGTGTTACAAAATCTTGCCTATTAAATGAACACAATAAAGGCAGTGCAGCTGACTTAATATGCGAACGAAACCACAGCTTAATAGTATTTGAGTAGCCAATCAACTTCGGGCCATAGCGTAACAACACTTTGCGTTCGGAGGAATAACTTTGGAAAAAGGCCTGGAGTCTTACATTGCCAACAAACAAATAAAAGAGTAATGGTTCTGGAAGATGGGCTATCTTAACAGAGTCCAGAACTCGCACAAAAAGCTCCCGATCTTCCGCCCTGGGGTATGCAGGATCATAGGGGTGTTGCATATACCAACTAGTACGCGCAATTACTGTTGGGTGCAGAATCACACCCCACTTGAGGGCCTCGTACATACTAGGTCGTTTATCCTGCGAACCTTTTATGCCTATGGGTTCCCGAGCTTGGTTTATCACAAACGCTCCTGTATCAACTACACTAATATCCCTATTTAGTTGCAGAAAGCGTATTTGCTTTTCTAACCGGAATGGATGCATGATGTCATCCGCATCCATCCTTGCCATGTACTCCCCTCGTGCCAATGTTCCGAGTTGGTTTAGACGGGCAACCAACCCTAAGGTTTTTCCATCGTTGATCAGCCTGACCCTTGGATCCCTCACAGTCTGCGCTATTGCGACTGACTCATCATTTGAACCATCGTTCACTAGAATCAGTTCCCAATCTGTAAGCGTTTGGCAGAATACCGACTGAATAGCTTCCTTAAGAAGTACACCAGGATTTAGAAATGGGATACCGATTGTAACTAATGGCCGCATGCTCACCGTTTCACCTCCTCAACAGGCATAGTATAGTTAACTAATGATTTAAAAAAATCCAATCGCCGTGCTTCCTTATATGACCAATCAAGATGACGCACAGCCTCACGGGGTACTCGCTTATCTTTCCAAGCTAAAACAAATTTTCTGATACCCTCAATGTTTTCTTTTACGTTGTCTTCGGTATTGGGCAATTGGAGCAAAAAATCTGCACCCTGAGGGAAGTCGGTATCGCTGTAGCCAATAATTACCGGTAGGCCATAGGCCAAATACTCCCTGGTCTTTAAAGGGGAAGCTTCTTCCATATTATTCCGATTGAGTGCCAGGGTACCAATCGAACAATTTGCTTGCCTAAGGATTTGCTCATACTCAGAGCGTTCCAACATGCCATGAAAAACCAAGTTGTCTGGTATCTTACCCACTATTTCTTCAGGTTTTAGTCCAACTAAATCAAAGCGCCAATCAGGAAAGGCGAAGGCCAAATAAATTAACTTGTCTGTACCGTGCCAAATGTAACCAGGCTGACCCAGGAAGACCAAGCGAGGTCGATCTGTGGCGAGCTTAACTGTTAGCTTTATTTCATCCATAGCAATGCCATTTCCAATTACTAGGAATGGTTTCCTAAAACGCTGATAGGACCAACGTAGGCTCAGCTCTCGGGATACAAACACCAAAGCGCTTGCTCTGCGCAGAATTAATCCTCTCGTTAAAAAATGGTATACCCACTGCAATTTTGAATATGTCCAGATTTCTGCCAGATCGTCAGTATTAACTTCGATTATTAACTTGAACTTACTGGCCAAACGGGCCACTTGTGGATAGTACATATCCTGCCGAGTATATACTACATCCGGCTGCCATTCCACAATTGCCTTTGCGGCCTTGTTGAATTCCTGAAGACGGCTTCGGAATGATTTTTGACTATACTGAAATGATTCTGCCACACCGCTTAAGGACTGCACAATTTCTTCTTCCCGAGTGATAACAAATAGCTTCACTTCATGAGAAGCAAGTTGCCACATTTGCAGCTGGCCTAGTACTTTTTTGTACACACCGCTACGCGGACCTAAATTAAGATGAACCAAATAAGCAATACGCATACTATAACTCCTTATCGCATATTAGAAATAAACTTGTCGCGTGATATTTGTCTCGTCTTACGGCTAATATATACAACAATTAAAATTGCAAGAGGGATGATGAAGCCACCCCAGTGAATATAATCCAGCAAGCTACCAGAACTCAACCCCAAAAAAGACTGAACTGTCAATGCTACTAAAACAATATATACGCGGTTATCAACAGATAGCAAAAAACGATCCAAAGCTATTAGTACACCCACTAAGATAATGGAAGCAAGCGCTACTCCCCAAAACCCCGCTCCACTCCATGCCACCGCCAGGAAGGACGCATTGGAGGAGAACCGATCTCCGGTAGCCGCTACAGCTACATCAAAAATCGTAATATCATCCAATACAGGAAAGTGTCCCAAATTAATGAGTAAGATTCGATCAATACCTCTGAAAAAATAAATATCCGGAAACACATAGAAATAATTTGTCTCTGTCGCACCAGGAATGACCAAGAGTCGAGCGAATACGGCCTGAATCGCAGCAACTACGGATTGTCCGAAATTAATCATATAATAAATTGTTCCGCCAACGTACGAAACCAATAGCGTTATCAAGGCTACTTTTTTTATATGTCTCCTATCCAAGTTATGCCATAACCTATTCTGCATATATCTATCTCCCGCTAAAAGCAAGCTGAATGTTAGCAAAACCGCTAATAGTGGCGCTTTTTGTATTGTTTGGAAAGCGTATGCTGCTGAAAGCAGAAAACAAAGGGCAAACCAAAAGTAGCGCCTCTTAGCTCGACTTAAGAGCAGCAAGGCAGCCGCTAACGGGAATATGATTTTGGAAGCCAGGCTAGCAGCGTATGCCCCCTGACCTAATTGAACAGTATCACGTACTATCGAACGTGCTGCCACAGCTTCAATGGTACTACTAAAAACAATCCGACTAGATAGGAGCAAATCCATGCCAGGCCCTAAAACGAAGTACTCAAAAGAAAAAAGCAAGCCCAAAGCGAAGAATATAATGCCCCAAAAACGTAACCGTGCTTGATTAGTAAACACATATGAGGTGCCTTTAGGCCATGATAGCTCAACCAATAAACCGCAGAAAGCCAAGAAAATAAATATCCAATGAGCTTGAAGCTGCCTCAGATATAGATCAATATCACCATCATTGATGAGGAATATTGGGTTAGTTAAATAGGCAATGTTCTCAAGCGGCAGATAAGGCGCAAATACTAAACCCAGTGATGTGATAAATATGAAACCGATTACTGTTAGGGCTAACAGGGATCTTCTTCCTGAAAGAAGCAGACAAGAAGCAAGGCCAAGTACAAGTAAAATCGCAAGCATATGTGTCATAGAGAGAATTACAGTCATTTTAAATTCCCTACTTCCAGTATTGTCCGCATAATATGCAATGAAGCCTGTCCATTACCATATAGTTGTGCGGTGTCATCGGCAATGGGATGCCCTGATTGAGCTTTCGCGAGCACCGCAGCACATATTTGCTGAACATTGGTTGGCGGTACCAGCTTGTTCCAGCCTAGCTCCACCAGTTCAACCCACTCGGTTTCGTCACGCAGGGTTACGCACGGCACCCGATAAAAGAAAGCCTCTTTCTGCGCACCACCGGAATCAGTGGCGATTAGTCTGGCGTTATGTTCCAGCATAACCATGTCAAGGTAGCCTACTGGTTCAATTAAACACAAGCTTAGCTCGGCTTCTGGCAAGAAACCATTGCGATCTAATGCCTGGCGGGTGCGGGGATGGAGCGGCAAGACCACTGGAGTCTCCTTGGCCGCTTAGCCCAGGCCGTGCTTTTTTGTCAGCGTTTTCTGCAAGGTGGACGGTGGCGAGAATGTATTCTTTCGGTATGAGCCCCATAGAGGCCTTAGGCGAGGCTTCTATAGATGAGCTGACTGGGTTTCCCATCAAGCATGGCGGAAACCGCTTTGGAGACCCTTTGCCGTGGCCAAAGAGCTACAAAAAGCAGACCGCTCTTTCTATCGATTTCTCAAGGCCACGGCTGATTCTGTCAACCTGACTATGGCCTCGAGTATTAGAATAATTCGGACTCCCTAAGAACAATTGAAGTCTTTAAAAAGGCTATCTCTGATCATCTGGATATCATGCGACTCTGTGCCAGACATCGGCCCCATTTACGCTTCCGGAATTGTCGCAGAAATCGGTGTTATTCACCAGTTTGGCTACCATAAAAAGTGACTAAATTCGCGGGACTGGTTTTGACGGAAAACTAGTCAGGAAACTTTATTGCCAGTCAAACTCGCCTGATTCGTTCCGGCAACCGCTTTTTACGGTACTATCTGATCGAGGCGTCTGACAAGGTCCGGATGCACGACCATGTCTTTGCCGAGTACTCTGCAAAGAAAAAAGCCTAGCCAAATCATTACGCCCACAAAAGGACCCTTACTCTTATTGCCCAAAACTGGTCAGGTTGGCTGTCAACTGCTATAGACTAACCAACTCTATCAGCCAAAGGGAGGAACCCGACAAGTTAGATAACGATACCTGATACCACTTCTCCCACAGTCTTTTTGTCATCTTTGTTAATGCTGTCCTTTTTAAGTAAACACACCTCAAATACGCTAAATCTCTTGAAAAATTACCTGTTATCTACTCGACATCATACCGCTACTCTTTTTACTTGACTACCAGCCGTAGAACCTCAAAAGCCTCGGCATACGACTCCCCTAGCACAACACCCCTGCCACGTGCCCATCCCCTGATAAATTCCGCACTGGCATAAGATCTGTGGCTTTGTGACCTATAGGCAGAGCAGGCCGAGATCTTCGCTGCGATGTTGTCTTCGCATAGTGCCACTAAAGCCTGGGCACGAAACTCGATGATATTCCAAGGCTGTTCATAGCCAAAAACAGTGCAGTGTTTAAATGCCCTTATTGCTTCCTGCGTTATTGTTTGATGATCCTGATGCAGATCTGAACTCGCATGCACAAATACTAAGTCGGGATTGATCAGACTTTTTAACCGGACAAGGTCTTCCAGGATATCCTGACGATACTGAGAAAAACGCCGCACAGGGTAATCAAGAATCCTTATATTAGCTAGCGGAACGCCCAGGATTTTGCATGACTCTTTTGCCTCCAAGACCAGAGTATCTTCCCCGAAACCCGGCGGCAGAGACTCCTTTGCAGTTGAAAACGCCACAGAAAACATCTCCACGCCATTTGTGACAAGACGATGCACGGTGCCGCCCATGCCAAACTCCGCATCATCGGTGTGTGGTGACAACAAAAGAGCACGTCGGGCAGAAAACAACATCAACACATAACCTCTCTAATTGCAGATATGTTTTTATCGTAATGCTGGCCGGAATGGACCAGTACCTCCCTAACCTCAGATGCGCTGCGAAGCGCCCTTGAGACGACAGCCGCTTCGATAAATTACGGCCGAGCACCAACTACAGTAACTGACTTCATTGTTCTGTCCTCGCATCCTCATTCAAAATATTTTTGTAAAACCTACGCTACTTATC
Encoded proteins:
- a CDS encoding Rpn family recombination-promoting nuclease/putative transposase — its product is MKRLKVKNDFIFRKLFGEVKNKDILLSFLNAVLELADSEKLNDIEIIDGTELKKDSLEDNLGILDIRAKTMRGEQINIEVQLVNQYNMDKRTLFYWSKMFTEQLKEGQPYNALNKTIAINILDFNFIELEKFSTVFHLWEDTNKDCKLTDVLEIRFLELPKFRKKQPDLNKPLERWMIFIEDSPEEVLEMAKKAEPAIARAEEVLKQLGSFDEIRRYYEAREIAIHDEITRITGARAEGRAEGRAEGKAEGKAEGKADLIVKLLLKKFGLLPADIIKKIDEADQSQLDIIAEGIFEFQSIDDTRKYLQ
- a CDS encoding glycosyltransferase family 4 protein — translated: MAGGTRHFDLGKELLKRGYQVVIFASGFEYVSRKYTKIGSKEMLRTEELAGVQFVWLNTFPHHKNDWRRVAGMVSYAFRVLKAASSFNKPDVVIGSNVHPLAVLAGWWLARKYQARFIFEVRDLWPQTLVDMGAIKETGLPARLLYAWEKFMCLKAEKVIVLMPGARQYYENRGVDPGKICWIPNGVDVERYRDTTPFDPSIGAAQAIERHQEKFKVIYAGAHGQANGLEVAIEAAALISKKEAAVHFIFIGDGPEKQALREKAAHLGCANVTFCDPVPKAGVPAVLKQADLLILCIRPMEVYKYGVSLNKVNDYLASGRPVVMAAAVSNDAVAEAQAGLTVLPGDAQALADGILQLFKMRPEELDQLGANGRAFVEKYYDTKHLGETLAKILS
- a CDS encoding glycosyltransferase family 4 protein, with translation MQIGNNNQVCGKKILFIANVYAHLANFHIPFIRLLQKNSYEIHAASSSSMGCREDVESAGVTCWEIPFARSPYRPANLQAFHRLKALLKSQHFDLIHVHTPVAAFLGRYLAKATGQGPVLYTAHGFHFYRGAPLKNWLIYHTAERIAASWTDGLLVMNKEDFENARHLGFLPGKNLFYVHGVGVELNCYPPSSGVGSVRVELGLGRDDMVVTCVGEFNANKNHAFLLNAWQRLSHRYGSAHLLLVGVGQDMAALQRKVEIEQIPRVHFLGYRRDVPHILQESDIVALVSKREGLPRCIMEAMAAGKPVVASNVRGNRDLVENGRTGFLVELGDVPGLGKALERLISDPELRAAMGAAGREKIQDYSLEKVTVEMADIYDRFLG
- a CDS encoding glycosyltransferase family 2 protein, which encodes MSMRPLVTIGIPFLNPGVLLKEAIQSVFCQTLTDWELILVNDGSNDESVAIAQTVRDPRVRLINDGKTLGLVARLNQLGTLARGEYMARMDADDIMHPFRLEKQIRFLQLNRDISVVDTGAFVINQAREPIGIKGSQDKRPSMYEALKWGVILHPTVIARTSWYMQHPYDPAYPRAEDRELFVRVLDSVKIAHLPEPLLFYLFVGNVRLQAFFQSYSSERKVLLRYGPKLIGYSNTIKLWFRSHIKSAALPLLCSFNRQDFVTRLAYKPIDAEQAQKAREVLQYIRQTDVPGW
- a CDS encoding glycosyltransferase family 4 protein, with translation MRIAYLVHLNLGPRSGVYKKVLGQLQMWQLASHEVKLFVITREEEIVQSLSGVAESFQYSQKSFRSRLQEFNKAAKAIVEWQPDVVYTRQDMYYPQVARLASKFKLIIEVNTDDLAEIWTYSKLQWVYHFLTRGLILRRASALVFVSRELSLRWSYQRFRKPFLVIGNGIAMDEIKLTVKLATDRPRLVFLGQPGYIWHGTDKLIYLAFAFPDWRFDLVGLKPEEIVGKIPDNLVFHGMLERSEYEQILRQANCSIGTLALNRNNMEEASPLKTREYLAYGLPVIIGYSDTDFPQGADFLLQLPNTEDNVKENIEGIRKFVLAWKDKRVPREAVRHLDWSYKEARRLDFFKSLVNYTMPVEEVKR
- a CDS encoding PIG-L family deacetylase gives rise to the protein MMLFSARRALLLSPHTDDAEFGMGGTVHRLVTNGVEMFSVAFSTAKESLPPGFGEDTLVLEAKESCKILGVPLANIRILDYPVRRFSQYRQDILEDLVRLKSLINPDLVFVHASSDLHQDHQTITQEAIRAFKHCTVFGYEQPWNIIEFRAQALVALCEDNIAAKISACSAYRSQSHRSYASAEFIRGWARGRGVVLGESYAEAFEVLRLVVK